Proteins encoded within one genomic window of Deltaproteobacteria bacterium:
- a CDS encoding type IV pili twitching motility protein PilT, whose translation MAPEPLSSEDAQQLIRQILTDEQWHNFFPREYHPQILVQLSYNLRAIICQRLIPTESGKRLPVLEILINTAFAQELIQKGELGQLKKVMESGKQEGMQTFDLHLKEL comes from the coding sequence TTGGCTCCGGAACCCCTTTCTTCAGAAGATGCCCAGCAACTCATCCGGCAGATCCTCACCGATGAACAGTGGCATAATTTTTTCCCCCGGGAGTATCACCCTCAAATTCTGGTTCAACTTTCCTATAATTTGAGGGCCATCATTTGTCAGCGACTGATTCCCACAGAATCCGGGAAGCGCCTTCCCGTGCTGGAGATTCTCATTAATACCGCCTTTGCCCAGGAACTTATCCAGAAGGGGGAACTCGGACAATTAAAGAAAGTGATGGAATCAGGCAAACAAGAGGGTATGCAAACCTTTGACCTCCACCTGAAAGAGCTT